The Mytilus edulis chromosome 4, xbMytEdul2.2, whole genome shotgun sequence nucleotide sequence GGCTttcttaaacaaaaacaaaaaaaaaattctgattttgTCTCAGGTGGTGAAACAAATGAGAAGAAAAAATGATTTCGCTTTGATTTTTCAAGATCATTTTCGCTAAGTGTGGTCCTATTAATAAAAATGTATCAATACGTAAACACACATAATATTACTGATTTAATTATTAATGAATTGAATGGTAGCTACTCTATCTATGTTTttcaaaaatcaatattttcGAGTGATTTTTTCGAATAATTGTTTTATAAGTAACTCATACGTAGGTATAATCTTAGGCGTTATCATACTGTAAGCAATTTTCTGCATACCACTTACGTTTTATGGGTTTGACTTGAAACAACTAGGACTTTACTAAGGACGTTCATGTCGATCATTTGGCTACCATGGCTGAGTGTCATCTAGAACTTTACTCTGAGTATAGACAAACCTGTTCATACGGAaaggttttaacatgtttaaagcatATATCAttcttttgataataaaattcaaatgtatttgatagttaagaaaaattcaaaacttaacttGGTTTGCTGTACACTTACTTTCATCATTATAGGAAATGATGGGGAAGTTATCAAACCTCATTCCCAACTTTGCTTTTTTGGGTACTTTTGTTGGAAGAAAAAAGGGCACTGCAAAATTCAACATTTAGAAAGATTGCACATTCACATATTTTAGCCATCATCTATCAATAAAAGAGGTAAACTAAAATTCCAGACACTAAAAGAAGATACACGTAAAAATATatgcatcagctacgtactcttgaacATAATTTTACGAAAATCAGGGATAACACATATTCTCCTTCCCTGAGGTTCAAGTTTTAAcatcacgaaaataaatgaactatttttttttgcagATGGCATCGTTTCAACGAATATTACCAACAAGCAGTACATTTCAACAACATGGAGATGAAAGTTCCTTCTTTACAAATATGCTGTCTCGTTTCCAAGGCAAAGAAAACGAGCTACATCGTGTACTTCAAACAGAGAAATCAAATCTATCAGTTGACGAGAAGATAAGAAATGACATTGATATTTCTCAGTCAGAACTAGTCAGCTTAACAAATGAGGTCCTAGACAGTGACGATTTTGTGCAACAATTGGAACAAAAggatatttctgaaattaaaaatttggGACAAAGAAAAAACGAAGTAGACGATTTTCTTGAGACACTTGGCACTACATGTGAAGAATGTATGACTTATGAAAAAGTTGATCTGATACCACAGATCAAACCAGGAGATCACATTAGGTTTCACAATTACAAAGGCGGAATTAATGTCTATAACCACCATGCCATTGTTACTGATGTGCAAGCTAAGGAAAATCAGAGGGTCGGACAAATGACATTGATTCATTATCAGGGGGATTTTACGCAGAAGTTTACGGTATTACGAGATACCAAAGAATATAACACGAAAACGGTAGAAATCGACATTGTGCGGTACCATAGGCGACCATTTAAACCTGAACAGATCGTTGAAAGAGCTAACAAAATGGCcgacaaatttgaaaacaatgaaCATGCTGAATCTTACAATGTCTTTGGAAATAATTGCGaagacaaatcaaatgaaattgtgACTGGTTCAAAACATAGTAACCAAGTATCGTCAGTCGCGAATTACTTGAAATGTACAATTTCATGGTTATTGAAGCTATTTTTTAAAGTTGCAATACagtttttgaaagaaataaaagaatatattaGAAGTTCTGCTGATGCAATGGTAATATATAGCTTGGTCACCATGGTCGACAGAATGGCAATGTTAAAGGACAAGTTAGATAAAGGATTGATGTGTTTAAAATGCTACGAAAAACAACAGAGAATAATGTCAGCATCCCTATTATTTTGTTTGATAAGAATCGGTATATCAGTGATGTGCCACGTATCCTGGCTCTATTTCGCTGTAAATACGGTCATTGCTTGTGCATTACCATGTATAACTCCATTTTTTACGGATACAATCATGCCTATTTTTCAACCAGCATCAAGGATTCCAAAGCCAGTGGTGAAACAATGTAAAATGGTTCGGAATGGAGATGTCATTACCTTCCCTTATTATAGGCTTTATCATGAAGGTGTTATAACCAGAGTTATCCCTGACAACACCAACGATGAACACAAAGTAAAACTCACGCTGGTACATTTTAACTATCCGGGTCTGTTTGGAACTCGAACTGTTGTCAAAGAAGTATTCTTCTTTAATTTgaaagatcaaaatatttatgtgtACGATTTTAGCAAGGAGAATCCCTTAATACCATATGATGTAGTTAAAAGAGCTTTAGACAGGTGTGGGAACCAGAATTTCTCCATTTTATCTAATCGATCAAGTCATATGTCAAGACATTGCAAGGTAAGAAACAGATTATTTTGATGCAATGACAAAGGTCCAAAAGATATACTATAATTGTATTTCGTACTTGAAAAAACTCgttaagaaatttttttttttacattttacacgTCTAGAGTGTTTTTGTAAATTCATGCAACCAGGACGCTCAAATTGAAATCTTTTACAGCCAATGAGGTAAATACAAATACCTTAATACGGTCGGATTAAAAAGACTACTTATAAATGTTCTAAACGACGACTAGCCAAATTCGTCTTAGTTCAATCTTGTCCGACTTTTTTCACGACACAACAAAATTGTCAAATTCAAGATTAAATGTGTAACTTTGAATCAGGTGTTGTTGAGTTAGGATTTCAACTAACAACAGATGTGAGGCTAGAATAAATATACGTGTGAACGCAAATCTAGAAGACATCATTATATTTTCTATCTTTGCAACAAAAAATAAACTACGTGCATTAAAACTAATTTCACTCGTATGCGGAGTTGAATCGAATTGAAAATAAGCTGTGTTTGGAGATTTCTTTCAGAACTGTgaatcatcaatgctcttcaccttttttcttttttttgttgttgcctttttaactttttcacatttttgtaaaattcaacatCACTAATGAGTCGTTTTAGTCTTGCGTACAAAAGTTTATGCCTTGTATCTCAGACGAGTGCGTTTACACATTACAGTTCTATGTATGAAAAATTGAATAAACCTCGGATCAATTCTGTTATACATCGGATTTCATGATATACGACTTGAATCTAGTATGATTGTGGAAAGTGTATTATAGCTGCTCTAAAATCAAATTCTCTTACGTTATTAGATATAGTAGTAGCCGAAGGCTCGTGGGCCTATATTGACCATGGGCTGATAAtacatctgatatgaaaaatgacacgGTATAATCTTTTTAATGGAGATAAACAGTTTGGTATATTGATCGTTTTGAGCGGTTCTCAAGCAGAAGTTCAAAAGCGAAGTTTACGGACGTTAGACGATAAATATAACATATCCGATATGCAATCTTTCTATTATATGCATCAACAGAGGAGTAACACATCgatgataaaaacaaatgtttgaaatagTCAATAGTAATTTTGTATTGTAACTTTGTAAAGGTCAACAGTAATTTTGTATTGTAACTTTAAAAAGGTCAACAGTAATTTTGAATTGTAACTTTATAAAGGTCAACAGTAATTTTGTATTGTAACTTTGTAacaaaattaacggtatcaattttcttgcaccagatgcgcatttcgacaatacatgtctcttcagtgatgcttgtggccaaaatatttgaaatccaaagcttatataaaagatgaagagctataatccaaaaggtccaaaaagtatagccaaatccgtgaaaggaatcagagctttgcatgagggagatacattccttaatttatgataatttctatcattttgtaacagcaaattttaataacacttaaaaaatccgtattttcatgccagtactggctactgggctggtgataccctcggggactaatagtccaccagcagagacatcgacccagtgatagtaataaaattaacggtatcaattttcttgcaccagatacgcatttcgacaatacatgtctcttcagtgatgctcgtggccaaaatatttgaaatccaaagcttatataaaagatgaagagctattatccaaaaggtccaaaaagtatagccaaatccgtgtaAATTAtgctaaaaatatttaaaatacatttattaatcttttatttttattttaaacaaaatatttttctgtttcctaataattgttttgtaccctGCTTTGTTATGTCTTTTActggtcgatgcctctgctgatggactgttagtcccgagggtatcaccagcccagtagccagtacttcggtactggcatgaaaatacggatttttttgtgttatttaaatttgctgttacaaaatgttagacaTTAttgtaaattaaggaatgtatcttcctcatgcaaaactctgattcctttcatggatttggctatactttttggaccttttggattatagctcttcaccttttatataagctttggatttcaaatattttggccacgtgCATCACTGAAGAGttatgtattgtcgaaatgcgcatctagtgcaggaaaattggtaacgttaatgttattactaccactgggtcgatgcctctgctggtggactgttagtcccgagggtatcaccagcccagtagccagtacttcggtactggcatgaaaatacggatttattttgtgttatttaaatttgctgttacaaaatgttagacattattataaattaaggaatgtatctccctcatgcaaagctatgattcctttcacggatttggctatactttttggaccttttggattatagctgttcaccttttatataagctttggatttcaaatattttggccacgagcatcactgaagagacatatattgtcgaaatgcgcatctagtgcaggaaaattggtaacgttaatgttattactaccactgggtcgatgcctctgctggtggactgttagtacCAGAGGGTATCAACagtccagtagccagtacttcggtactggcatgcaAGTACggaattttttgtgttatttatatttgctgttacaaaatgttagaaattattataaattaaggaatgtatctccctcatgcaaagctctgattcctttcacggatttggctatactttctggaccttttggattatagctcttcatcttttgtataagttttggatttcaaatattttggccacgagagatgcattgtcgaaatgcgcatctggtgcaggaaaattggtaacgttaatgttattattgaaAACGGACCATTGAGGTGtgttttccggaatttgccgagtaacGCGAGAATGCCATGTGGTTACGTTACGGAAAGGGGTGTGACAATAGTCATAGGCATGTGATAAATTTCTCATATCAGCCCCACTAAACACTATTTCGGAATatatcaaatttacaaaaatttaatgctattatcatacttttaaaatcataaattatttacTCTAAGTTTATGATAAATGCAGAGTAACGCCGTAATGCCATGCGATAACCATTAGCAGGTGCAAGAAAGATAACGTTACGGTAAGGGATGTGATAATAGCCGGAGTCATGCGATAAACTGTTCATGTcagatgtattatcagccctGGTCAACAACAGTCCTCAAGCCTTTGGCTGTTCTGCTGATGATATATCTGATTTTAAACATGCCATGTTATAATCTCTTATTTCTGCCTcttgtcagaaaaaaaaaacggaagGAAAAAAATGATTTCTATCAAAATTTTGTGGGAAAATGTTTCAGACTTTTACTATTATAACTCTAATATGAAATGGCTTTAGTTGTTTAACTAGATAATGTAGGATATGCATACAAATTCAAGAAAGAAAAGGAGGTAGgaaacaataatttattttttgactAATCTATTGAAAACTATAGTATAATAAATACAAATCAGAAGATAAATCTTCGAATATCAAGACAATCActctttttatcgctattttgtgcatttttcctttgattttttttgtgataattttttgtATCATGGTACTCGTccgagatggaaaattatcgctagaaactaagaagGCACGTGgagttgctaatgaaattgacctgaaattgacaacgtcgtcataggtaaaatagcgataaacagattatcattggtcatctcaactcgattgcttttctcgatttcgccgtaccggctcaaacgagaaaaaaaaagttctgacgattttttttaacagtttttaagCAATTTGTGCAAttctaaaaattataaatgatagAAAAATGAACTTTTTTGTTGAAAGTTTTATATGTCGACTGTCAAACGGAGCGTCCACTAGCTAGCGAGGAGTTATTtccatttttgttatattttagacTGGGAAAACAGAGTTGAAGACAATTCCAAATAAGAGAGCTACGGAGATATCAGATTTTTCCCCTGGAGATGTTATTAATTTCACATATTGTTGCCTGTCTCACGAAGCCGTAGTTGTTAAGGTAGATTATCCAGAAACTATCAAATGTTCTGTAGTCCATTACAATTATGCTGGGGCCTTTGGAACTAGGACCATAGTAGAGGAAGATTTTGTTTTCAAACTTGCAGACCGAAACGTTTTCATCCATGATTACAACGGATATGATATTTACCCACGAGAAGAAGTTGTTAGAAGAGCAAAATCACGACTCGGTGAACAGAACTTTAACACTTTCAATAACAGGTCAAGTCATTTGGCTAAATGgtgtaaaattttagaaaaaggtgaaaaaaaaaccaactgaatGAACTGAACgaaataaaaaggaaaacataaaagaggggcgaaagataccagatggacagtcaaatccatagatcgaaaataaactgacaatgccatggctatactagaagtacaaaaaaaaacacaacatagaaagctaaagataaagcaacacaaaccccacctaAAACTTTGATCTTAGTTGATCCGGAAGGGCaagcagaacctgctccacatttggatcccctcgtgttgctcatatttttgttgtaaatagtctaattcattaggtcatattcgtgaaaagggaacaggattgtagttacgacataaggaacatatccgatatcatttgcgaaacgaatattccataaaaatcaaccaactcgtgatggcgtccgtaaaatttacaaattgatCAATTATGAGTAAAATAAACACTCAgatatgtgtttttgttatttaatggtCATGCTTCTATTCATAGGAATTTTGTTTAAAAGTGCTCGACATCTATTTATATACCTATTTGTCTAAATATTCAAATGGTCCGGCCCGTAATCAACCAAAAATAGGCATTGATAATTTAACTTTACGCTAAAATTGGTTTTACTCTAGCGCTAATTATATAAAACGTCCGAACTTGTTCGTTAAAATGTCCTGTTAATGCGCTAATATGTCCATCGCCGAATAAATGCCtttaattcagaaataaactataattgttaTCACAACAAAGCAGCCTAT carries:
- the LOC139519566 gene encoding uncharacterized protein, which encodes MLSRFQGKENELHRVLQTEKSNLSVDEKIRNDIDISQSELVSLTNEVLDSDDFVQQLEQKDISEIKNLGQRKNEVDDFLETLGTTCEECMTYEKVDLIPQIKPGDHIRFHNYKGGINVYNHHAIVTDVQAKENQRVGQMTLIHYQGDFTQKFTVLRDTKEYNTKTVEIDIVRYHRRPFKPEQIVERANKMADKFENNEHAESYNVFGNNCEDKSNEIVTGSKHSNQVSSVANYLKCTISWLLKLFFKVAIQFLKEIKEYIRSSADAMVIYSLVTMVDRMAMLKDKLDKGLMCLKCYEKQQRIMSASLLFCLIRIGISVMCHVSWLYFAVNTVIACALPCITPFFTDTIMPIFQPASRIPKPVVKQCKMVRNGDVITFPYYRLYHEGVITRVIPDNTNDEHKVKLTLVHFNYPGLFGTRTVVKEVFFFNLKDQNIYVYDFSKENPLIPYDVVKRALDRCGNQNFSILSNRSSHMSRHCKTGKTELKTIPNKRATEISDFSPGDVINFTYCCLSHEAVVVKVDYPETIKCSVVHYNYAGAFGTRTIVEEDFVFKLADRNVFIHDYNGYDIYPREEVVRRAKSRLGEQNFNTFNNRSSHLAKWCKILEKGEKKTN